The following coding sequences lie in one Populus trichocarpa isolate Nisqually-1 chromosome 14, P.trichocarpa_v4.1, whole genome shotgun sequence genomic window:
- the LOC7456008 gene encoding LOB domain-containing protein 1, translating to MSSQAQTRTRAHQPCAACRMLRRRCDSNCMLAPYFPGDEAEKFFGVHKVFGASNVIRMIQMVDESKKEDAVKAIIYEATSRLRDPVYGSAGTIFHLQRMVEELKMQVESMRAQVVQLQEQRNQLLGILMNVRHLDSTSSVHDSKFDGGNFMLDEDSMAYDPMTFFTENDWTF from the exons ATGAGTTCTCAAGCACAGACACGAACCAGGGCTCACCAACCATGTGCTGCTTGTAGAATGCTACGAAGGAGATGCGACAGCAATTGCATGCTCGCCCCATATTTTCCAGGTGATGAAGCTGAGAAATTTTTTGGGGTTCATAAGGTGTTTGGTGCCAGCAATGTTATCAGAATGATTCAG ATGGTGGAcgaatcaaaaaaagaagatgctGTTAAAGCAATCATCTATGAAGCAACATCAAGGCTCAGAGACCCTGTATATGGAAGTGCTGGAACAATATTCCACCTGCAAAGGATGGTTGAAGAACTCAAGATGCAGGTGGAGTCCATGAGAGCTCAAGTAGTTCAGCTGCAAGAACAAAGAAACCAGTTGTTGGGCATTCTGATGAACGTCCGCCACCTTGATTCCACCTCCTCGGTTCATGACAGCAAGTTTGATGGTGGCAATTTCATGTTGGATGAAGATTCAATGGCTTATGATCCCATGACATTTTTCACAGAAAATGACTGGACTTTCTGA
- the LOC7456009 gene encoding alpha-1,6-mannosyl-glycoprotein 2-beta-N-acetylglucosaminyltransferase: MAANCKNPRPKAGAYRRFLSLVLVTLVGVLLLVVLLGTNSVSNFVSQSPNESSVKDLRPRYNYTDYRLIPNLPKQSELSIQLEKLNQLRPRNTDLYPKLAKNHITIVLYVHNRPQYLKVVVESLSKVVGISETLLIVSHDGYFEEMNKIVEGIKFCQVKQIFAPYSPHVFPDSFPGVSPNDCKDKDDAAKKHCVGKPDQYGNHRSPKIVSLKHHWWWMMNTVWDGLKETEGHTGHILFIEEDHFIFPNAYRNLQKLAALKPKLCPDCYAANLAPSDVNSRGENWDCLIAERMGNVGYSFNRTVWRKIHTKAREFCLFDEYNWDITMWATVYPSFGGPVYTLRGPKTSAVHFGKCGLHQGHGEKGVCIDNGAVNIAVEDVDKVVNINSKWEVRFSENQPGYKAGFKGWGGWGDERDRALCLKFAEMHHFTSTDSVLSSDD, translated from the coding sequence ATGGCTGCAAATTGTAAGAATCCTCGCCCCAAAGCTGGGGCTTATCGCAGATTTTTATCTCTAGTTTTAGTTACTTTGGTAGGGGTTTTGCTGCTGGTTGTTCTTCTTGGAACAAATTCAGTGTCCAATTTTGTGTCACAGTCTCCGAATGAATCATCGGTTAAGGATTTGAGACCTAGGTATAACTATACAGATTATAGATTAATTCCCAATCTCCCCAAACAGAGTGAGTTATCAATTCAATTGGAAAAGCTTAACCAGTTGCGTCCGAGGAATACAGATCTATATCCGAAGTTAGCTAAGAATCATATAACCATTGTCCTATATGTTCATAATAGGCCCCAGTATCTCAAAGTGGTTGTGGAGAGCTTGTCAAAGGTAGTGGGGATAAGTGAGACTCTACTTATTGTTAGCCATGATGGGTACTTTGAAGAAATGAACAAGATTGTGGAGGGTATCAAATTTTGCCAAGTGAAGCAGATATTTGCCCCGTATTCACCCCATGTTTTTCCTGATAGTTTCCCTGGTGTTTCCCCCAACGACTGTAAGGATAAGGATGATGCAGCAAAGAAACATTGCGTTGGGAAACCTGATCAATATGGGAACCACCGATCACCGAAGATAGTGTCATTAAAGCATCATTGGTGGTGGATGATGAATACAGTATGGGATGGGCTAAAGGAGACAGAGGGGCATACTGGCCATATTCTTTTCAtagaggaggatcacttcattTTTCCTAATGCATACCGCAACTTGCAGAAACTAGCTGCATTGAAGCCTAAGTTATGTCCAGATTGTTATGCAGCAAATTTAGCACCTTCTGATGTGAATTCAAGAGGGGAAAATTGGGATTGTTTAATTGCTGAGCGGATGGGAAATGTTGGATACTCCTTTAATCGGACGGTTTGGAGAAAAATTCATACGAAGGCCAGAGAATTTTGCTTATTTGATGAATACAATTGGGATATAACAATGTGGGCAACAGTCTATCCTTCTTTTGGCGGTCCTGTTTACACGCTACGAGGGCCAAAAACTAGCGCAGTTCATTTTGGCAAGTGTGGTTTGCATCAGGGTCATGGGGAAAAAGGTGTTTGCATTGATAATGGTGCAGTGAATATTGCTGTAGAAGATGTGGATAAGGTGGTCAACATCAATTCAAAATGGGAAGTGCGGTTCTCTGAGAATCAGCCAGGGTATAAAGCTGGTTTCAAGGGCTGGGGTGGCTGGGGAGATGAGAGAGACCGTGCACTGTGCTTGAAATTTGCTGAGATGCATCACTTCACAAGCACTGATTCTGTTCTGTCATCTGATGATTGA